The Saccharopolyspora gloriosae genome has a segment encoding these proteins:
- a CDS encoding IclR family transcriptional regulator translates to MQSVDRAVTVLELLARHGEAGITEIAGELGVHKSTASRLVSVLVSRGLVEQLGERGKYVIGFGVVRLAGAATDRMDLSRLGRPFCESLAEDLGETVNIAVRDDDVAINISQARGTASVTAHNWVGQRTPLHATSSGKVLLAHAPVDDQDVLLGGDLVQYTPRTVIEPDELRGGFELIVRDGYATSYEELELGLNAAAVAVRRHDGEVVAALSASGPSYRFSRKRMREVVGAMKVAAKELSGQLGFLEE, encoded by the coding sequence GTGCAGTCGGTGGACCGGGCGGTGACCGTGCTGGAATTGCTCGCACGGCACGGCGAAGCGGGGATCACCGAGATCGCCGGCGAGCTCGGTGTGCACAAGTCCACCGCTTCCCGCCTGGTCAGCGTGCTGGTGTCGCGCGGTCTGGTCGAGCAGCTCGGGGAGCGCGGCAAGTACGTGATCGGGTTCGGCGTGGTCCGGCTCGCCGGAGCCGCCACCGACCGGATGGACCTGTCCAGGCTGGGTCGCCCGTTCTGCGAGTCGCTCGCCGAAGATCTCGGCGAGACGGTGAACATCGCGGTCCGCGACGACGACGTGGCCATCAACATCAGCCAGGCTCGCGGCACCGCGTCGGTGACCGCGCACAACTGGGTCGGTCAGCGCACCCCGTTGCACGCGACCTCCAGTGGCAAGGTGCTGTTGGCGCACGCGCCGGTCGACGATCAGGACGTGCTGCTGGGCGGGGATCTCGTGCAGTACACCCCGCGCACCGTCATCGAACCGGACGAGCTGCGCGGCGGGTTCGAGCTCATCGTGCGGGACGGGTACGCGACCAGTTACGAGGAGCTCGAACTGGGTTTGAACGCGGCTGCGGTCGCGGTGCGCCGCCACGACGGGGAGGTGGTGGCCGCGCTGAGCGCTTCCGGCCCGTCGTACCGCTTCTCCCGCAAGCGGATGCGCGAGGTCGTCGGTGCGATGAAGGTCGCGGCGAAGGAACTCTCCGGCCAGCTCGGCTTCCTGGAGGAGTGA